The genomic window GCTCGCGCGACGGGAGGCCGTGCACATCGTGGCGCTGGGCGCGCTCGCCACGGCGCTCGGACTCTCGTGGCCCGTGATCGCCGGGGTCGTGACCGGCCGCCCGGATGCGTATCTCGCGACGGAGCTCTCGTGGCGCCGGCTCTGGGTCGGCGACGACGGGGGATTCGTCCCCTTCGAGGGCTGGCCGCAGGCGACCGATTACTGGTTCCGGTCGTGGGGGCTCGACCCGGCGTGGGGACTGGTCGGGCTCGTCGCCCTGGTGATCGCCGTCGGTGCCGTCATCGCGTCCAGCCCGCACGTGGTGCGTCTCGGACCCGAGATCCGCCTCTGGGCGGCCGGCTACCTCATCTACCTGCTGGCCGTGTTCCTCCCGCAGTCGAGCGTGTTTCGGCTCCTGTTCCCGCTGTCGCCGCTGTGGGGTGCCGTCGCGCTGCCGCGTAGCCGCGTGTGGCGGCTCGGCGTGCTGGCTGCGTGCCTCGTGGGTCAGTGGTGGTGGATCTGGAACATGTACGGGCTGGGAACGGAGTTCTGGCACATCCCCTGACCAGGCAGGCGGCACGTCGCCACCCGGCGGCCGCGTGCGACGAAATTCGCCGATCCGGCCCTCACCCCCGCGCAGGCGGCGTAGCCTCCCGGGCATGACACCATCGCCTTCCGGGATCACCACGGCCGGTCAGCTGCGCGCATCGGGTCACACCTATCGTCCGGTGCGGATCGAGCTGCGCGAGAACCTCCTCGCGGCGCTCGCCGAGGGACGCGATCCGTGGCCCGGCATCCACGGGTTCGACCACACCGTGATCCCGCAACTCGAACGCGCGATCCTCGCGGGGCACGACATCGTGCTGCTCGGCGAACGCGGCCAGGGCAAGACGCGCCTGCTGCGCAGCCTGAACGGGCTGCTCGACGAATGGTCGCCGGTCATCGAGGGGTCGGAACTCGGTGAGCATCCGTTCCACCCCATCGCCCCGGCATCCGTCCGCCGCGCCGGCGAGCTGGGCGACGATCTGCCCGTCGCGTGGCGCCACCGCAGCGAGCGGTACGCCGAGAAGCTCGCCACCCCCGACACGTCGGTGGCCGACCTCATCGGCGACGTCGACCCGATCAAGGTGGCCGAGGGTCGCTCGCTCGGCGACCCCGAGACGATCCACTACGGGCTCGTGCCGCGCAGCAACGGCGGCATCGTCGCGATCAACGAGCTGCCCGACCTGGCCGAGCGCATCCAGGTGTCGCTGCTCAACGTCATGGAGGAGCGCGACATCCAGATCCGAGGCTACGTGCTGCGCCTCGACCTCGACGTGCTCGTCGTCGCCACCGCGAACCCCGAGGACTACACGAACCGCGGCCGCATCATCACGCCGCTGCAGGACCGCTTCGGCGCCGAGATCCGCACGCACTACCCCCAGACGATCGACGAGGAGATCGCGGTCATCCGCCAGGAGGCCGACCTCGTCGCCGAGGTTCCCGCGCACCTCCTCGAGATCCTCGCGCGCTTCACGCGCAACCTTCGCGAATCGGATGCCGTCGACCAGCGCGCCGGTGTCTCGGCGAGGTTCGCGATCGCCGGCGCCGAGACGATCGCCGCGGCGGCCCTGCATCGCGCGACCCGGCAGCACGAGGAGGTCGCCGTCGCCCGACCCGTGGACCTCGAGACGGCCGTCGACGTGCTCGGCGGCAAGATCGAGTTCGAGACGGGGGAGGAGGGTCGGGAACGCGCGATCCTCGAGCATCTGCTGCGCACCGCGGTCGCCGACACCGCGCGCGCGCACCTGCGCGGCCTGGACTCCCGCGCGCTCGCCGATGCCCTCCACGACGGCGCCACGGTGATGACCGGCGAGCAGGTGACGGCCGCCGAGGTGCTGGCGGCGATGCCCGTGCTCGGCGAGTCCGACCTGTACGACCAGGTGGCAGATCGCCTCGAGGCCCGCACCGCCGGCGAGCGCGCCGGCGCGCTCGAGCTGCTGCTCGAGTCGCTCTACCTCGAGAAGCGCATCGGCAAGGACACCGCGGGCGGTGAGACGGTCTATGGATGACACGTCGGGGCGAGGCATCCCGTAATGCCGCGCAGCTTCCACCGCGCGCCCGGC from Microbacterium sp. ProA8 includes these protein-coding regions:
- a CDS encoding AAA family ATPase; translation: MTPSPSGITTAGQLRASGHTYRPVRIELRENLLAALAEGRDPWPGIHGFDHTVIPQLERAILAGHDIVLLGERGQGKTRLLRSLNGLLDEWSPVIEGSELGEHPFHPIAPASVRRAGELGDDLPVAWRHRSERYAEKLATPDTSVADLIGDVDPIKVAEGRSLGDPETIHYGLVPRSNGGIVAINELPDLAERIQVSLLNVMEERDIQIRGYVLRLDLDVLVVATANPEDYTNRGRIITPLQDRFGAEIRTHYPQTIDEEIAVIRQEADLVAEVPAHLLEILARFTRNLRESDAVDQRAGVSARFAIAGAETIAAAALHRATRQHEEVAVARPVDLETAVDVLGGKIEFETGEEGRERAILEHLLRTAVADTARAHLRGLDSRALADALHDGATVMTGEQVTAAEVLAAMPVLGESDLYDQVADRLEARTAGERAGALELLLESLYLEKRIGKDTAGGETVYG